The following are encoded together in the Daphnia magna isolate NIES linkage group LG8, ASM2063170v1.1, whole genome shotgun sequence genome:
- the LOC116928939 gene encoding protein charlatan isoform X1 has translation MTESTQVVDHKERRRMLQMAFPLYLSYLTSEQKPAAACFVPAQPGSGGVAGTPVTTGAPASGGGARAPTASVQVQAKTMDGAPVPVVPMDCYEDMFHEIAKKFYGEGALVPGGIVQQGSDQNGTGGGGAGAGQQQGQANTQGELGMMDLDYQQVGKDGHYQTTGQGASTGPTLIVQTTGGPVLQVTMEATPHVGNVVSHHPSPPKKPKMSVKLKKAAAAAAAAAAAATAAAAAAAQNNSNAAGGSGKPVESTWVESDDLLSWNSSKVASYNATHKLFRCLDCGCVGFLARIAEHWLGAHANLRVFQCPRCHYNSAWARCIRMHLARQHNEQNPDSSLWRENPVLEEVTKYLLALKNRIESKDEMPSPGNGTAGGDKRYSCPYCPYATDRRDLYTRHETIHSEEKPFQCFICDKQFNRADHCKKHFSRMHRDTAYDLQKIKKAAGGGGDHGGHHTSSVAVKAPAAHVVVAAAVPPTQVPFYTAVTVQQQQQQQQQTNQTVVSQNNQQQQQQQQQQQQQQQQQQQQQQPAVQRTPATVVAAYQSHLGLPAFPSQPTPTQAYKSYTTLGVEALVRPTHTIATPTSQQSNSATSGQSSQASSGGGGEKKKKEKLYACTYCAWRGVDNWCLKRHLNTHIKPYLCVLCDYKAARSERLATHVHKVHNKRICGKCNFLADDQDALSQHMREHHQNPIAKPERNVVSAKGKKANDNSHRASMDHMDERGSTELTVGIENRPNQILLQCEMCEFRTTDGNLIHTHLAENHHRSNTMDECQN, from the exons ATGACGGAATCGACTCAAGTTGTGGATCACAAGGAACGAAGGAGGATGTTGCAG ATGGCCTTTCCTCTATACCTGAGTTACCTGACATCGGAACAGAAACCGGCAGCGGCTTGCTTCGTGCCGGCGCAGCCGGGCAGTGGTGGTGTTGCCGGAACCCCGGTGACAACTGGGGCACCTGCTAGTGGCGGAGGGGCCCGCGCTCCGACAGCTTCTGTTCAAGTGCAGGCCAAGACGATGGATGGAGCACCTGTACCAGTTGTACCTATGGACTGTTATGAAGACATGTTTCACGAAATAgccaaaaaattttacggTGAAGGAGCTTTAGTGCCTGGAGGTATTGTTCAACAAGGATCCGATCAGAACGGAACCGGAGGGGGTGGTGCAGGTGCGGGTCAGCAACAAGGACAAGCCAATACGCAAGGGGAATTGGGAATGATGGATTTAGACTATCAACAG gtTGGCAAAGATGGCCATTATCAGACGACCGGTCAAGGAGCTTCAACGGGACCCACGTTAATCGTGCAGACGACTGGTGGTCCCGTGTTGCAAGTGACGATGGAAGCGACTCCGCACGTTGGGAACGTTGTCAGTCATCATCCGTCGCCGCCCAAGAAACCAAAGATGAGtgtcaaattaaaaaaagcggcagcagcagcggctgcAGCGGCCGCCGCCGCCACTGCCGCCGCTGCTGCCGCTGCGCAAAATAACAGCAACGCGGCCGGAGGCAGCGGCAAACCAGTCGAATCCACATGGGTAGAAAGCGATGATTTACTATCATGGAACTCTTCGAAAGTGGCTTCTTACAATGCTACACACAAG TTATTTCGCTGCCTGGATTGCGGCTGCGTGGGTTTCCTGGCCCGCATTGCCGAGCATTGGCTAGGAGCGCATGCCAACCTGCGTGTGTTCCAGTGCCCGCGTTGCCACTACAATTCAGCGTGGGCGCGCTGCATCCGGATGCACCTGGCCCGCCAGCACAACGAACAGAACCCGGACAGTTCGCTGTGGCGCGAGAATCCCGTGCTGGAGGAGGTGACCAAATACCTTTTGGCGCTCAAGAACCGCATCGAGAGCAAGGACGAAATGCCGTCGCCGGGCAATGGAACGGCCGGCGGAGACAAACGGTACTCATGTCCTTATTGTCCGTACGCCACCGATCGGAGGGACCTATACACGCGGCACGAGACCATTCATAGTGAAGAGAAGCCCTTCCAGTGCTTCATTTGTGACAAGCAGTTTAACCGGGCCGATCACTGCAAAAAACACTTTAGTCGCATGCATAG GGATACAGCATACGATTTGCAAAAGATTAAGAAAGCAGCCGGAGGAGGTGGTGATCACGGCGGACATCACACATCATCGGTCGCCGTTAAAGCACCAGCTGCTCACGTGGTTGTTGCTGCAGCTGTTCCTCCTACCCAAGTCCCTTTTTACACGGCCGTCACCgtgcaacaacagcagcaacagcaacaacaaaccAACCAAACTGTGGTTAGTCAaaacaatcaacaacaacaacaacaacagcagcagcagcagcagcagcaacaacaacaacagcaacagcaacaaccgGCGGTGCAACGTACACCTGCGACAGTTGTAGCGGCCTATCAATCCCATTTGGGTTTGCCGGCATTCCCCAGTCAGCCTACACCTACGCAGGCCTATAAAAGTTATACTACACTCGGAGTGGAAGCCTTAGTCCGACCGACCCACACGATCGCCACACCGACGAGTCAGCAATCGAATAGTGCGACGTCGGGTCAATCGTCTCAGGCGTCAAGTGGAGGAGGCggtgagaagaagaagaaagaaaaattgtacGCGTGTACCTACTGCGCCTGGCGAGGTGTGGACAATTGGTGTCTCAAACGCCACCTCAACACCCACATCAAGCCCTACCTCTGCGTCCTTTGCGACTATAAAGCGGCCCGATCCGAACGGCTGGCCACGCACGTCCACAAAGTTCACAACAAGCGAATCTGTGGCAAGTGCAACTTCTTGGCTGATGATCAGGACGCCCTCAGTCAACACATGCGCGAGCATCA TCAGAACCCCATAGCCAAACCGGAGAGAAATGTCGTCAGCGCCAAAGGGAAAAAGGCGAATGACAACAGCCATCGAGCATCGATGGATCACATGGATGAAAGAGGATCGACGGAATTGACGGTGGGGATTGAAAACCGCCCCAACCAAATTTTGCTTCAGTGCGAAATGTGTGAATTCCGCACCACCGACGGCAATTTAATTCACACCCATTTGGCCGAGAACCACCATCGTTCGAATACGATGGACGAATGCCAGAACTGA
- the LOC116928939 gene encoding AF4/FMR2 family member lilli isoform X5 — protein MTESTQVVDHKERRRMLQMAFPLYLSYLTSEQKPAAACFVPAQPGSGGVAGTPVTTGAPASGGGARAPTASVQVQAKTMDGAPVPVVPMDCYEDMFHEIAKKFYGEGALVPGGIVQQGSDQNGTGGGGAGAGQQQGQANTQGELGMMDLDYQQVGKDGHYQTTGQGASTGPTLIVQTTGGPVLQVTMEATPHVGNVVSHHPSPPKKPKMSVKLKKAAAAAAAAAAAATAAAAAAAQNNSNAAGGSGKPVESTWVESDDLLSWNSSKVASYNATHKLFRCLDCGCVGFLARIAEHWLGAHANLRVFQCPRCHYNSAWARCIRMHLARQHNEQNPDSSLWRENPVLEEVTKYLLALKNRIESKDEMPSPGNGTAGGDKRDTAYDLQKIKKAAGGGGDHGGHHTSSVAVKAPAAHVVVAAAVPPTQVPFYTAVTVQQQQQQQQQTNQTVVSQNNQQQQQQQQQQQQQQQQQQQQQQPAVQRTPATVVAAYQSHLGLPAFPSQPTPTQAYKSYTTLGVEALVRPTHTIATPTSQQSNSATSGQSSQASSGGGGEKKKKEKLYACTYCAWRGVDNWCLKRHLNTHIKPYLCVLCDYKAARSERLATHVHKVHNKRICGKCNFLADDQDALSQHMREHHQNPIAKPERNVVSAKGKKANDNSHRASMDHMDERGSTELTVGIENRPNQILLQCEMCEFRTTDGNLIHTHLAENHHRSNTMDECQN, from the exons ATGACGGAATCGACTCAAGTTGTGGATCACAAGGAACGAAGGAGGATGTTGCAG ATGGCCTTTCCTCTATACCTGAGTTACCTGACATCGGAACAGAAACCGGCAGCGGCTTGCTTCGTGCCGGCGCAGCCGGGCAGTGGTGGTGTTGCCGGAACCCCGGTGACAACTGGGGCACCTGCTAGTGGCGGAGGGGCCCGCGCTCCGACAGCTTCTGTTCAAGTGCAGGCCAAGACGATGGATGGAGCACCTGTACCAGTTGTACCTATGGACTGTTATGAAGACATGTTTCACGAAATAgccaaaaaattttacggTGAAGGAGCTTTAGTGCCTGGAGGTATTGTTCAACAAGGATCCGATCAGAACGGAACCGGAGGGGGTGGTGCAGGTGCGGGTCAGCAACAAGGACAAGCCAATACGCAAGGGGAATTGGGAATGATGGATTTAGACTATCAACAG gtTGGCAAAGATGGCCATTATCAGACGACCGGTCAAGGAGCTTCAACGGGACCCACGTTAATCGTGCAGACGACTGGTGGTCCCGTGTTGCAAGTGACGATGGAAGCGACTCCGCACGTTGGGAACGTTGTCAGTCATCATCCGTCGCCGCCCAAGAAACCAAAGATGAGtgtcaaattaaaaaaagcggcagcagcagcggctgcAGCGGCCGCCGCCGCCACTGCCGCCGCTGCTGCCGCTGCGCAAAATAACAGCAACGCGGCCGGAGGCAGCGGCAAACCAGTCGAATCCACATGGGTAGAAAGCGATGATTTACTATCATGGAACTCTTCGAAAGTGGCTTCTTACAATGCTACACACAAG TTATTTCGCTGCCTGGATTGCGGCTGCGTGGGTTTCCTGGCCCGCATTGCCGAGCATTGGCTAGGAGCGCATGCCAACCTGCGTGTGTTCCAGTGCCCGCGTTGCCACTACAATTCAGCGTGGGCGCGCTGCATCCGGATGCACCTGGCCCGCCAGCACAACGAACAGAACCCGGACAGTTCGCTGTGGCGCGAGAATCCCGTGCTGGAGGAGGTGACCAAATACCTTTTGGCGCTCAAGAACCGCATCGAGAGCAAGGACGAAATGCCGTCGCCGGGCAATGGAACGGCCGGCGGAGACAAACG GGATACAGCATACGATTTGCAAAAGATTAAGAAAGCAGCCGGAGGAGGTGGTGATCACGGCGGACATCACACATCATCGGTCGCCGTTAAAGCACCAGCTGCTCACGTGGTTGTTGCTGCAGCTGTTCCTCCTACCCAAGTCCCTTTTTACACGGCCGTCACCgtgcaacaacagcagcaacagcaacaacaaaccAACCAAACTGTGGTTAGTCAaaacaatcaacaacaacaacaacaacagcagcagcagcagcagcagcaacaacaacaacagcaacagcaacaaccgGCGGTGCAACGTACACCTGCGACAGTTGTAGCGGCCTATCAATCCCATTTGGGTTTGCCGGCATTCCCCAGTCAGCCTACACCTACGCAGGCCTATAAAAGTTATACTACACTCGGAGTGGAAGCCTTAGTCCGACCGACCCACACGATCGCCACACCGACGAGTCAGCAATCGAATAGTGCGACGTCGGGTCAATCGTCTCAGGCGTCAAGTGGAGGAGGCggtgagaagaagaagaaagaaaaattgtacGCGTGTACCTACTGCGCCTGGCGAGGTGTGGACAATTGGTGTCTCAAACGCCACCTCAACACCCACATCAAGCCCTACCTCTGCGTCCTTTGCGACTATAAAGCGGCCCGATCCGAACGGCTGGCCACGCACGTCCACAAAGTTCACAACAAGCGAATCTGTGGCAAGTGCAACTTCTTGGCTGATGATCAGGACGCCCTCAGTCAACACATGCGCGAGCATCA TCAGAACCCCATAGCCAAACCGGAGAGAAATGTCGTCAGCGCCAAAGGGAAAAAGGCGAATGACAACAGCCATCGAGCATCGATGGATCACATGGATGAAAGAGGATCGACGGAATTGACGGTGGGGATTGAAAACCGCCCCAACCAAATTTTGCTTCAGTGCGAAATGTGTGAATTCCGCACCACCGACGGCAATTTAATTCACACCCATTTGGCCGAGAACCACCATCGTTCGAATACGATGGACGAATGCCAGAACTGA
- the LOC116928939 gene encoding protein charlatan isoform X2, with protein sequence MYRPEMAFPLYLSYLTSEQKPAAACFVPAQPGSGGVAGTPVTTGAPASGGGARAPTASVQVQAKTMDGAPVPVVPMDCYEDMFHEIAKKFYGEGALVPGGIVQQGSDQNGTGGGGAGAGQQQGQANTQGELGMMDLDYQQVGKDGHYQTTGQGASTGPTLIVQTTGGPVLQVTMEATPHVGNVVSHHPSPPKKPKMSVKLKKAAAAAAAAAAAATAAAAAAAQNNSNAAGGSGKPVESTWVESDDLLSWNSSKVASYNATHKLFRCLDCGCVGFLARIAEHWLGAHANLRVFQCPRCHYNSAWARCIRMHLARQHNEQNPDSSLWRENPVLEEVTKYLLALKNRIESKDEMPSPGNGTAGGDKRYSCPYCPYATDRRDLYTRHETIHSEEKPFQCFICDKQFNRADHCKKHFSRMHRDTAYDLQKIKKAAGGGGDHGGHHTSSVAVKAPAAHVVVAAAVPPTQVPFYTAVTVQQQQQQQQQTNQTVVSQNNQQQQQQQQQQQQQQQQQQQQQQPAVQRTPATVVAAYQSHLGLPAFPSQPTPTQAYKSYTTLGVEALVRPTHTIATPTSQQSNSATSGQSSQASSGGGGEKKKKEKLYACTYCAWRGVDNWCLKRHLNTHIKPYLCVLCDYKAARSERLATHVHKVHNKRICGKCNFLADDQDALSQHMREHHQNPIAKPERNVVSAKGKKANDNSHRASMDHMDERGSTELTVGIENRPNQILLQCEMCEFRTTDGNLIHTHLAENHHRSNTMDECQN encoded by the exons ATGTACAGACCCGAG ATGGCCTTTCCTCTATACCTGAGTTACCTGACATCGGAACAGAAACCGGCAGCGGCTTGCTTCGTGCCGGCGCAGCCGGGCAGTGGTGGTGTTGCCGGAACCCCGGTGACAACTGGGGCACCTGCTAGTGGCGGAGGGGCCCGCGCTCCGACAGCTTCTGTTCAAGTGCAGGCCAAGACGATGGATGGAGCACCTGTACCAGTTGTACCTATGGACTGTTATGAAGACATGTTTCACGAAATAgccaaaaaattttacggTGAAGGAGCTTTAGTGCCTGGAGGTATTGTTCAACAAGGATCCGATCAGAACGGAACCGGAGGGGGTGGTGCAGGTGCGGGTCAGCAACAAGGACAAGCCAATACGCAAGGGGAATTGGGAATGATGGATTTAGACTATCAACAG gtTGGCAAAGATGGCCATTATCAGACGACCGGTCAAGGAGCTTCAACGGGACCCACGTTAATCGTGCAGACGACTGGTGGTCCCGTGTTGCAAGTGACGATGGAAGCGACTCCGCACGTTGGGAACGTTGTCAGTCATCATCCGTCGCCGCCCAAGAAACCAAAGATGAGtgtcaaattaaaaaaagcggcagcagcagcggctgcAGCGGCCGCCGCCGCCACTGCCGCCGCTGCTGCCGCTGCGCAAAATAACAGCAACGCGGCCGGAGGCAGCGGCAAACCAGTCGAATCCACATGGGTAGAAAGCGATGATTTACTATCATGGAACTCTTCGAAAGTGGCTTCTTACAATGCTACACACAAG TTATTTCGCTGCCTGGATTGCGGCTGCGTGGGTTTCCTGGCCCGCATTGCCGAGCATTGGCTAGGAGCGCATGCCAACCTGCGTGTGTTCCAGTGCCCGCGTTGCCACTACAATTCAGCGTGGGCGCGCTGCATCCGGATGCACCTGGCCCGCCAGCACAACGAACAGAACCCGGACAGTTCGCTGTGGCGCGAGAATCCCGTGCTGGAGGAGGTGACCAAATACCTTTTGGCGCTCAAGAACCGCATCGAGAGCAAGGACGAAATGCCGTCGCCGGGCAATGGAACGGCCGGCGGAGACAAACGGTACTCATGTCCTTATTGTCCGTACGCCACCGATCGGAGGGACCTATACACGCGGCACGAGACCATTCATAGTGAAGAGAAGCCCTTCCAGTGCTTCATTTGTGACAAGCAGTTTAACCGGGCCGATCACTGCAAAAAACACTTTAGTCGCATGCATAG GGATACAGCATACGATTTGCAAAAGATTAAGAAAGCAGCCGGAGGAGGTGGTGATCACGGCGGACATCACACATCATCGGTCGCCGTTAAAGCACCAGCTGCTCACGTGGTTGTTGCTGCAGCTGTTCCTCCTACCCAAGTCCCTTTTTACACGGCCGTCACCgtgcaacaacagcagcaacagcaacaacaaaccAACCAAACTGTGGTTAGTCAaaacaatcaacaacaacaacaacaacagcagcagcagcagcagcagcaacaacaacaacagcaacagcaacaaccgGCGGTGCAACGTACACCTGCGACAGTTGTAGCGGCCTATCAATCCCATTTGGGTTTGCCGGCATTCCCCAGTCAGCCTACACCTACGCAGGCCTATAAAAGTTATACTACACTCGGAGTGGAAGCCTTAGTCCGACCGACCCACACGATCGCCACACCGACGAGTCAGCAATCGAATAGTGCGACGTCGGGTCAATCGTCTCAGGCGTCAAGTGGAGGAGGCggtgagaagaagaagaaagaaaaattgtacGCGTGTACCTACTGCGCCTGGCGAGGTGTGGACAATTGGTGTCTCAAACGCCACCTCAACACCCACATCAAGCCCTACCTCTGCGTCCTTTGCGACTATAAAGCGGCCCGATCCGAACGGCTGGCCACGCACGTCCACAAAGTTCACAACAAGCGAATCTGTGGCAAGTGCAACTTCTTGGCTGATGATCAGGACGCCCTCAGTCAACACATGCGCGAGCATCA TCAGAACCCCATAGCCAAACCGGAGAGAAATGTCGTCAGCGCCAAAGGGAAAAAGGCGAATGACAACAGCCATCGAGCATCGATGGATCACATGGATGAAAGAGGATCGACGGAATTGACGGTGGGGATTGAAAACCGCCCCAACCAAATTTTGCTTCAGTGCGAAATGTGTGAATTCCGCACCACCGACGGCAATTTAATTCACACCCATTTGGCCGAGAACCACCATCGTTCGAATACGATGGACGAATGCCAGAACTGA
- the LOC116928939 gene encoding protein charlatan isoform X3: MTVMAFPLYLSYLTSEQKPAAACFVPAQPGSGGVAGTPVTTGAPASGGGARAPTASVQVQAKTMDGAPVPVVPMDCYEDMFHEIAKKFYGEGALVPGGIVQQGSDQNGTGGGGAGAGQQQGQANTQGELGMMDLDYQQVGKDGHYQTTGQGASTGPTLIVQTTGGPVLQVTMEATPHVGNVVSHHPSPPKKPKMSVKLKKAAAAAAAAAAAATAAAAAAAQNNSNAAGGSGKPVESTWVESDDLLSWNSSKVASYNATHKLFRCLDCGCVGFLARIAEHWLGAHANLRVFQCPRCHYNSAWARCIRMHLARQHNEQNPDSSLWRENPVLEEVTKYLLALKNRIESKDEMPSPGNGTAGGDKRYSCPYCPYATDRRDLYTRHETIHSEEKPFQCFICDKQFNRADHCKKHFSRMHRDTAYDLQKIKKAAGGGGDHGGHHTSSVAVKAPAAHVVVAAAVPPTQVPFYTAVTVQQQQQQQQQTNQTVVSQNNQQQQQQQQQQQQQQQQQQQQQQPAVQRTPATVVAAYQSHLGLPAFPSQPTPTQAYKSYTTLGVEALVRPTHTIATPTSQQSNSATSGQSSQASSGGGGEKKKKEKLYACTYCAWRGVDNWCLKRHLNTHIKPYLCVLCDYKAARSERLATHVHKVHNKRICGKCNFLADDQDALSQHMREHHQNPIAKPERNVVSAKGKKANDNSHRASMDHMDERGSTELTVGIENRPNQILLQCEMCEFRTTDGNLIHTHLAENHHRSNTMDECQN, from the exons ATGACGGTG ATGGCCTTTCCTCTATACCTGAGTTACCTGACATCGGAACAGAAACCGGCAGCGGCTTGCTTCGTGCCGGCGCAGCCGGGCAGTGGTGGTGTTGCCGGAACCCCGGTGACAACTGGGGCACCTGCTAGTGGCGGAGGGGCCCGCGCTCCGACAGCTTCTGTTCAAGTGCAGGCCAAGACGATGGATGGAGCACCTGTACCAGTTGTACCTATGGACTGTTATGAAGACATGTTTCACGAAATAgccaaaaaattttacggTGAAGGAGCTTTAGTGCCTGGAGGTATTGTTCAACAAGGATCCGATCAGAACGGAACCGGAGGGGGTGGTGCAGGTGCGGGTCAGCAACAAGGACAAGCCAATACGCAAGGGGAATTGGGAATGATGGATTTAGACTATCAACAG gtTGGCAAAGATGGCCATTATCAGACGACCGGTCAAGGAGCTTCAACGGGACCCACGTTAATCGTGCAGACGACTGGTGGTCCCGTGTTGCAAGTGACGATGGAAGCGACTCCGCACGTTGGGAACGTTGTCAGTCATCATCCGTCGCCGCCCAAGAAACCAAAGATGAGtgtcaaattaaaaaaagcggcagcagcagcggctgcAGCGGCCGCCGCCGCCACTGCCGCCGCTGCTGCCGCTGCGCAAAATAACAGCAACGCGGCCGGAGGCAGCGGCAAACCAGTCGAATCCACATGGGTAGAAAGCGATGATTTACTATCATGGAACTCTTCGAAAGTGGCTTCTTACAATGCTACACACAAG TTATTTCGCTGCCTGGATTGCGGCTGCGTGGGTTTCCTGGCCCGCATTGCCGAGCATTGGCTAGGAGCGCATGCCAACCTGCGTGTGTTCCAGTGCCCGCGTTGCCACTACAATTCAGCGTGGGCGCGCTGCATCCGGATGCACCTGGCCCGCCAGCACAACGAACAGAACCCGGACAGTTCGCTGTGGCGCGAGAATCCCGTGCTGGAGGAGGTGACCAAATACCTTTTGGCGCTCAAGAACCGCATCGAGAGCAAGGACGAAATGCCGTCGCCGGGCAATGGAACGGCCGGCGGAGACAAACGGTACTCATGTCCTTATTGTCCGTACGCCACCGATCGGAGGGACCTATACACGCGGCACGAGACCATTCATAGTGAAGAGAAGCCCTTCCAGTGCTTCATTTGTGACAAGCAGTTTAACCGGGCCGATCACTGCAAAAAACACTTTAGTCGCATGCATAG GGATACAGCATACGATTTGCAAAAGATTAAGAAAGCAGCCGGAGGAGGTGGTGATCACGGCGGACATCACACATCATCGGTCGCCGTTAAAGCACCAGCTGCTCACGTGGTTGTTGCTGCAGCTGTTCCTCCTACCCAAGTCCCTTTTTACACGGCCGTCACCgtgcaacaacagcagcaacagcaacaacaaaccAACCAAACTGTGGTTAGTCAaaacaatcaacaacaacaacaacaacagcagcagcagcagcagcagcaacaacaacaacagcaacagcaacaaccgGCGGTGCAACGTACACCTGCGACAGTTGTAGCGGCCTATCAATCCCATTTGGGTTTGCCGGCATTCCCCAGTCAGCCTACACCTACGCAGGCCTATAAAAGTTATACTACACTCGGAGTGGAAGCCTTAGTCCGACCGACCCACACGATCGCCACACCGACGAGTCAGCAATCGAATAGTGCGACGTCGGGTCAATCGTCTCAGGCGTCAAGTGGAGGAGGCggtgagaagaagaagaaagaaaaattgtacGCGTGTACCTACTGCGCCTGGCGAGGTGTGGACAATTGGTGTCTCAAACGCCACCTCAACACCCACATCAAGCCCTACCTCTGCGTCCTTTGCGACTATAAAGCGGCCCGATCCGAACGGCTGGCCACGCACGTCCACAAAGTTCACAACAAGCGAATCTGTGGCAAGTGCAACTTCTTGGCTGATGATCAGGACGCCCTCAGTCAACACATGCGCGAGCATCA TCAGAACCCCATAGCCAAACCGGAGAGAAATGTCGTCAGCGCCAAAGGGAAAAAGGCGAATGACAACAGCCATCGAGCATCGATGGATCACATGGATGAAAGAGGATCGACGGAATTGACGGTGGGGATTGAAAACCGCCCCAACCAAATTTTGCTTCAGTGCGAAATGTGTGAATTCCGCACCACCGACGGCAATTTAATTCACACCCATTTGGCCGAGAACCACCATCGTTCGAATACGATGGACGAATGCCAGAACTGA